A genomic region of Desulfovibrio aminophilus contains the following coding sequences:
- a CDS encoding DegT/DnrJ/EryC1/StrS aminotransferase family protein: protein MGAKWPLMEDNVTRQDLDTLIEFLRGMPRLTQSANVRAFEREWSDWLGVRHSVFVNSGASANLVTMGALKHLYGGGEVIVPTLTWVSDIASVLQNGFTPVFVDINPRNLCMDEEQVIARLNGKTRAVFLTYVQGFNGLSDRLLSELEQRGVPLIEDVCESHGAAFRGRKLGSFGLASNFSFYFAHHMSTVEGGMVCTNDDAFHDAIRMFRSHGMVREAESPELRARYAAENPDLSPDFIFAFPAFNVRSTEINAVLGRSQLKRLDANNLRRRENFELFLRHIDPGKYRTDFDLEGSCNYAFNLVLRKPDPALRDRLEAVMRANGVEFRRGSAGGGNQLRQHYLKGVVPDGAWAGYPEVEHIHFFGYYIGNYPSLSAERILELCRVLNSVEA from the coding sequence ATGGGCGCCAAGTGGCCGCTGATGGAAGACAACGTGACCCGCCAGGACCTGGACACGCTCATCGAGTTCCTGCGCGGCATGCCGCGCCTCACCCAGTCCGCGAACGTGCGCGCCTTCGAGCGCGAGTGGTCGGACTGGCTGGGCGTGCGGCACAGCGTGTTCGTGAACTCCGGGGCCTCGGCCAACCTCGTGACCATGGGCGCATTGAAGCACCTGTATGGCGGGGGCGAGGTCATCGTGCCCACCCTCACCTGGGTTTCGGACATCGCCTCGGTGCTCCAGAACGGCTTCACGCCCGTGTTCGTGGACATCAACCCGCGCAACCTCTGCATGGACGAGGAGCAGGTCATCGCCAGGCTGAACGGGAAAACCCGCGCGGTGTTCCTGACCTACGTGCAGGGCTTCAACGGTCTTTCCGACCGGCTCCTCTCCGAGCTGGAGCAGCGCGGCGTCCCGCTCATCGAGGACGTCTGCGAGTCCCACGGGGCCGCCTTCCGGGGCCGGAAGCTCGGCTCCTTCGGCCTGGCCTCCAACTTCTCCTTCTACTTCGCCCACCACATGAGCACGGTGGAGGGCGGCATGGTCTGCACCAACGACGACGCCTTTCACGACGCCATCCGCATGTTCCGCTCCCACGGCATGGTGCGCGAGGCCGAGAGCCCGGAGCTGCGCGCCCGCTACGCGGCCGAGAACCCGGACCTCTCCCCGGACTTCATCTTTGCCTTTCCGGCCTTCAACGTGCGCTCCACCGAGATCAACGCCGTGCTGGGCCGCAGCCAGCTCAAGCGCCTGGACGCCAACAACCTCCGCCGCCGGGAGAACTTCGAGCTGTTCCTGAGGCACATCGACCCGGGGAAATACCGCACGGACTTCGATCTCGAAGGCAGCTGCAACTATGCCTTCAACCTCGTGCTGCGGAAGCCCGACCCGGCCCTGCGCGACCGCCTGGAGGCGGTCATGCGCGCCAACGGCGTGGAGTTCCGGCGCGGCAGCGCGGGCGGGGGCAACCAACTCCGGCAGCACTACCTGAAGGGCGTCGTGCCCGACGGCGCATGGGCCGGGTACCCGGAGGTGGAGCACATCCACTTCTTCGGCTACTACATCGGCAACTATCCGTCGCTCTCGGCCGAGCGCATCCTCGAACTCTGCCGGGTGCTGAACTCCGTGGAGGCCTAG